A genome region from Legionella geestiana includes the following:
- a CDS encoding ORF6N domain-containing protein: protein MKIAVLQAVEDKIIEIRQQAVLIDSDVANLYGVETKRINEAVKNNPEKFPDNYIIFLNEADKSELVENFDRFSNLKHSSVLPKAFTERGLYMLATILKSERATETTLAIVETFAKVKEIERTIKAIPNTPQNSPKYQELMQKTGDLISELVVPDDLETSESEASIEINLALVKFKYTVKKKAK from the coding sequence ATGAAAATAGCAGTCCTGCAAGCTGTTGAGGATAAAATAATAGAAATTAGACAGCAGGCTGTTTTAATTGATAGTGATGTAGCCAATCTATATGGAGTTGAAACAAAACGAATTAATGAAGCGGTTAAAAATAATCCTGAAAAATTTCCGGACAACTACATTATTTTTTTGAATGAAGCAGATAAAAGCGAACTGGTCGAAAATTTCGACCGGTTCAGTAACCTTAAACATTCTAGCGTACTACCAAAGGCCTTCACTGAAAGAGGGCTTTATATGTTGGCTACAATTTTAAAGAGCGAGAGGGCGACAGAAACTACTCTGGCCATAGTGGAAACTTTCGCGAAGGTTAAGGAGATTGAGCGGACAATAAAAGCGATCCCCAATACACCACAGAATTCACCAAAGTATCAAGAATTGATGCAAAAGACGGGTGATCTTATTTCAGAATTGGTTGTTCCTGATGATCTGGAGACTTCTGAATCGGAGGCAAGCATTGAAATCAATCTGGCATTAGTTAAATTTAAGTACACTGTCAAAAAAAAGGCAAAATAA
- a CDS encoding DUF6471 domain-containing protein: MDWNKLASGLLKAELKRRNINYEQLIVLLDKIGIHETRAGILNKMSRGSFQFAFFLQCATAIGITNLRLDDVVSTIRP, translated from the coding sequence ATGGATTGGAACAAATTGGCTTCCGGTCTTCTCAAGGCCGAGCTGAAGCGTCGTAACATTAATTATGAGCAGCTAATTGTCTTGTTGGATAAAATAGGTATCCACGAAACTCGAGCTGGCATATTAAATAAAATGAGCCGAGGTTCATTTCAATTTGCTTTTTTTCTACAGTGCGCCACGGCAATTGGAATTACCAATCTGCGACTTGATGATGTAGTCTCAACAATCAGGCCTTAA
- a CDS encoding conjugal transfer protein TraM gives MTDQMQTLIKEIAVKHGVSVGQNDPILILQTLNARLMDDNLKAQQAMLDQYKEELEGIALRWGNDAKDKSERILNAALDASKDTMTKLLHDSAISTAMAVKKETEDLLARVGKSLRNTERVAMFNLVASCVTFLAACTVVIGMIFR, from the coding sequence ATGACCGACCAGATGCAAACTCTTATTAAAGAAATAGCTGTAAAACACGGTGTGTCGGTTGGGCAAAATGATCCTATCCTGATATTACAAACCCTTAATGCCCGGCTGATGGATGATAATCTTAAAGCTCAGCAAGCCATGCTCGACCAGTACAAGGAAGAGCTGGAAGGGATCGCACTTCGCTGGGGGAATGACGCCAAAGACAAATCCGAGAGGATTTTAAACGCGGCCCTTGATGCCAGCAAAGACACCATGACAAAACTATTACATGACAGTGCCATAAGCACGGCGATGGCTGTTAAAAAAGAAACCGAAGATCTCCTTGCACGTGTAGGTAAGTCACTGCGTAATACAGAGCGGGTTGCCATGTTCAATCTGGTGGCTTCATGCGTGACATTTCTGGCAGCCTGTACAGTTGTAATAGGAATGATTTTCCGATAA
- a CDS encoding ArsA-related P-loop ATPase — MAKIHMILQGKGGVGKSFIAATIAQYKTDKGKSPLCIDTDPVNATFAGYKALNVKQLQIMDGEEINTRNFDELIEMIALIKDDAIIDNGASSFVQLSHYLISNEVPTLLADMGHELVVHTVVTGGQALLDTVNGFSQLVSQFSDNAQFVVWINPYWGSVEHDGKSFEQMKSYNDNKERISAIVQLPTLKEETYGRDMTEMLQERLTFNEAITSPDRTIMTRQRLKIVRDEIFNQLENTAVL, encoded by the coding sequence ATGGCAAAAATACACATGATATTGCAGGGCAAAGGAGGCGTCGGTAAATCTTTTATCGCCGCAACTATTGCCCAATACAAAACAGACAAAGGAAAAAGTCCTCTTTGCATAGACACCGATCCGGTGAATGCTACCTTTGCGGGCTATAAGGCATTAAATGTGAAGCAACTCCAGATAATGGATGGCGAAGAAATTAACACGCGCAACTTTGACGAGTTAATCGAAATGATTGCGTTAATCAAAGACGACGCTATCATTGACAACGGTGCGAGCTCATTTGTGCAGCTCTCACATTACCTCATAAGCAATGAAGTTCCGACCCTGCTCGCCGATATGGGGCATGAGCTCGTCGTGCATACTGTTGTCACTGGCGGCCAGGCCCTGCTTGATACGGTCAACGGCTTTTCACAACTCGTCAGCCAGTTTTCAGATAACGCTCAATTCGTAGTCTGGATAAACCCATATTGGGGATCTGTCGAGCACGATGGAAAAAGCTTTGAGCAAATGAAATCCTATAACGATAACAAAGAGCGCATATCAGCCATCGTCCAGCTCCCAACCCTCAAAGAAGAAACCTACGGGCGTGATATGACAGAAATGCTTCAGGAACGTTTGACCTTTAATGAGGCAATCACCTCCCCTGATCGAACAATAATGACAAGGCAGCGCCTCAAAATCGTGCGAGATGAAATTTTCAACCAACTTGAAAATACGGCGGTACTGTAA
- a CDS encoding TraK family protein: protein MAKPYPEQLAEWVKQRKSNRRDKNLVAFLVIREDVKAAIEAGFPVKTVWENMHESKRIEFGYDTFLNYVNRQIRQPQANRGATHPEPTPQVTTDSNHTKPDTEQNKPATKITKPGVLPAFTYNPIPNIEDLI from the coding sequence ATGGCAAAACCTTATCCCGAACAGCTTGCCGAATGGGTCAAGCAGAGAAAATCAAACCGACGGGACAAAAATCTCGTTGCCTTCCTTGTTATCCGTGAAGATGTGAAAGCAGCCATAGAAGCGGGTTTTCCAGTAAAAACGGTGTGGGAGAACATGCATGAATCCAAACGAATTGAATTTGGTTATGATACATTTTTAAACTACGTGAACCGCCAGATTCGCCAACCGCAGGCAAACCGGGGCGCAACTCATCCTGAGCCAACGCCACAGGTCACGACCGACAGCAATCATACAAAACCAGACACTGAGCAAAACAAGCCGGCAACAAAAATAACAAAGCCTGGTGTCCTGCCCGCATTCACTTACAACCCCATACCTAACATTGAGGACTTAATCTAA